The following are encoded together in the bacterium genome:
- a CDS encoding nucleotidyltransferase family protein, translating to MAAIETAVVLAAGRGTRMGVLTARTPKPLLTVAGEPLLGRVLAGMARGGVRRAVVVTGYLGDQIEAALGDGRRLGLAITYRRQERTDGTAPALLLAADLLDAAPFVVSWADILVPMAFYGELLHAWATRPCEALLAVNAVDDPWRGAAVYVDAAWRVRRVEEKPPRGSSTTGWNNAGIMALAPIALEYARRLPPSPRGEYELPQAVAQMVRDGRDVRALPVRGPWSDVGTPEDLAAAQTLFAEPRR from the coding sequence ATGGCCGCGATCGAGACCGCCGTCGTGCTGGCCGCCGGGCGCGGCACCCGCATGGGCGTCCTGACGGCGCGGACGCCGAAGCCGCTGCTCACGGTCGCCGGCGAGCCGCTGCTGGGGCGCGTGCTCGCCGGCATGGCGCGCGGCGGGGTGCGGCGGGCCGTGGTGGTCACCGGCTACCTGGGCGACCAGATCGAGGCGGCGCTCGGCGACGGCCGCCGGCTCGGGCTGGCGATCACCTATCGCCGCCAGGAGCGGACGGATGGCACCGCGCCGGCCCTGCTGCTCGCCGCGGACCTGCTCGACGCGGCGCCGTTCGTCGTGAGCTGGGCCGATATCCTGGTGCCGATGGCCTTCTATGGCGAGCTGCTGCATGCCTGGGCGACGCGGCCGTGCGAGGCGCTGCTGGCGGTCAACGCCGTCGATGATCCCTGGCGCGGCGCCGCCGTCTACGTCGATGCCGCCTGGCGCGTGCGGCGGGTCGAAGAGAAGCCGCCCCGCGGCAGCTCGACCACCGGCTGGAACAACGCCGGCATCATGGCCCTGGCGCCGATCGCCCTCGAGTACGCGCGCCGCCTGCCGCCGTCGCCGCGCGGCGAGTACGAGCTGCCACAGGCGGTGGCGCAGATGGTGCGCGACGGGCGCGACGTGCGCGCGCTGCCGGTGCGCGGGCCGTGGTCCGACGTCGGCACGCCCGAGGACCTCGCGGCGGCGCAGACGCTGTTCGCGGAGCCGCGTCGGTGA
- a CDS encoding phosphotransferase family protein: protein MDADELRQRLESFIARQTGGAVRVEHLRKLPGGASREIWSFDATIGDQRLPLILRRDPGRSTMQTQRREEYRVQRAAFACGVPVPRPYWLAEDDAELGAPSYVMARVEGETLPRRLLRDEAYAGARAALTAQLGATLAGIHAIDVAAHDLGFLAAPAAGESPALAEVERYEQIFRGIAPEPHPVFELAFRWLRQRLPDAAHRTLVHGDYRIGNVMFGPEGLRAILDWELAHIGDPAEDLGWLCVRAWRFGSDERPVGGIGRREDLLAAYRAAGGAEVGAERVRFWEVFGNLKWATICIAQAKTHLDGLVQSVELASLGRRTAETELELLELIQ, encoded by the coding sequence ATGGATGCCGACGAGCTGCGCCAGCGCCTCGAGTCCTTCATCGCGCGCCAGACCGGTGGCGCCGTGCGGGTCGAGCACCTGCGCAAGCTGCCGGGCGGAGCGTCGCGCGAGATCTGGTCGTTCGACGCCACGATCGGCGACCAGCGCCTGCCGCTGATCCTGCGCCGCGATCCCGGTCGCAGCACGATGCAGACGCAGCGGCGGGAGGAGTACCGCGTGCAGCGCGCCGCCTTCGCCTGCGGCGTGCCGGTGCCGCGGCCGTACTGGCTCGCCGAGGACGATGCGGAGCTCGGGGCGCCGTCGTACGTGATGGCGCGGGTGGAGGGCGAGACGCTGCCGCGCCGGCTGCTGCGCGACGAGGCGTACGCCGGGGCGCGCGCGGCGCTGACCGCGCAGCTCGGCGCGACGCTGGCGGGCATCCACGCCATCGACGTCGCCGCCCACGACCTCGGCTTCCTCGCCGCGCCGGCGGCGGGCGAGTCGCCGGCGTTGGCCGAGGTGGAACGCTACGAGCAGATCTTCCGCGGCATCGCGCCGGAGCCGCATCCGGTGTTCGAGCTCGCCTTCCGCTGGCTCCGCCAGCGGCTGCCCGACGCCGCCCACCGGACGCTGGTGCACGGCGACTATCGGATCGGCAACGTCATGTTCGGACCGGAAGGGCTGCGCGCCATCCTCGACTGGGAGCTGGCGCACATCGGCGATCCCGCCGAGGACCTCGGGTGGCTGTGCGTGCGCGCCTGGCGGTTCGGCAGCGACGAGCGGCCCGTCGGCGGCATCGGCCGGCGCGAGGACCTGCTCGCCGCCTACCGCGCCGCCGGCGGCGCCGAGGTCGGCGCCGAACGGGTTCGCTTCTGGGAGGTCTTCGGCAACCTCAAGTGGGCGACGATCTGCATCGCCCAGGCGAAGACGCATCTCGACGGGCTGGTGCAGAGCGTCGAGCTGGCCAGCCTCGGACGGCGCACGGCGGAGACCGAGCTCGAGCTGCTGGAGCTCATCCAATGA
- a CDS encoding Mov34/MPN/PAD-1 family protein, producing MPILTNALLDAILDDARACFPDEACGFIVDRDGVTEAVRVTNIQNQKHAENPEQFPRTAATAYTMGPEAVPVLIGHDRGELVIRAVYHSHPQHAAYFSAEDKAQATVWDEPSYPEATQIVVSVIDGEVRDVKAFRWQEAARDFLEVPLETEA from the coding sequence ATGCCCATCCTGACCAACGCCCTGCTCGACGCCATCCTCGACGATGCGCGCGCCTGCTTTCCCGACGAGGCCTGCGGCTTCATCGTCGACCGCGACGGCGTCACCGAGGCGGTGCGCGTCACCAACATCCAGAACCAGAAACACGCGGAGAACCCGGAGCAGTTCCCCCGCACGGCGGCGACGGCGTACACGATGGGGCCGGAGGCCGTGCCGGTGCTGATCGGGCACGACCGTGGCGAGCTGGTGATCCGCGCCGTCTACCACTCGCATCCGCAGCATGCGGCCTACTTCAGCGCCGAGGACAAGGCGCAGGCGACGGTGTGGGACGAGCCGAGCTATCCCGAGGCGACGCAGATCGTGGTCTCGGTGATCGACGGCGAGGTGCGCGACGTGAAGGCGTTCCGTTGGCAGGAGGCGGCGCGCGACTTCCTCGAGGTGCCGCTCGAGACGGAGGCGTGA
- a CDS encoding ketopantoate reductase family protein, with product MRVLIAGAGALGSVFGAFLGRAGDDVTLLGRAAHLEAIARDGLRVDGLWGEHLVRGLATATDAAALRGVFDAILLPVKSYDTAAVSEAVAPRLADDGVVISLQNGLGNVETVERIVGAPRVLGARVIFGATIAAPGHVRVTVFADPTAIGALAPGRHPGRDRAARAWAARIDAAGVPAIYTETLPALLWAKVFYNAALNPLGALLDLHYGALPEHPSSRALMDAVIDEAFAVARAEGVALAWPDAAAYRDELYGRLVPATYHHRSSMLQDLSHGRRTEIDAINGAVWERGAAVAVETPINAALTRLLRIAAAKGATRGRSS from the coding sequence ATGCGCGTCCTGATCGCCGGGGCTGGCGCGCTCGGGTCGGTGTTCGGCGCGTTCCTGGGGCGCGCCGGGGATGACGTCACGTTGCTCGGGCGGGCGGCGCACCTGGAGGCGATCGCGCGCGACGGACTGCGGGTGGACGGCCTGTGGGGCGAGCATCTGGTGCGCGGCCTGGCGACCGCGACGGATGCCGCCGCGCTGCGGGGCGTGTTCGATGCGATCCTGCTCCCCGTGAAGTCGTACGACACGGCGGCGGTGAGCGAGGCGGTCGCCCCGCGGCTGGCGGACGACGGGGTCGTGATCTCGCTGCAGAACGGGCTCGGCAACGTCGAGACGGTCGAGCGCATCGTCGGCGCGCCGCGCGTCCTCGGCGCGCGCGTCATCTTCGGGGCGACCATTGCGGCGCCCGGGCACGTGCGGGTCACGGTCTTCGCCGACCCGACGGCGATCGGCGCCCTCGCGCCCGGCCGGCACCCGGGCCGCGATCGCGCCGCGCGCGCGTGGGCGGCGCGCATCGACGCCGCCGGCGTGCCGGCGATCTACACCGAGACCCTCCCGGCGCTGTTGTGGGCGAAGGTGTTCTACAACGCGGCGCTCAACCCGCTCGGCGCGCTGCTCGACCTGCACTACGGCGCCCTCCCCGAGCATCCGTCGAGTCGCGCGCTGATGGACGCGGTCATCGACGAGGCGTTCGCCGTCGCCCGCGCCGAGGGCGTGGCCCTCGCGTGGCCCGACGCCGCGGCCTACCGCGACGAGCTCTACGGCCGGCTGGTGCCGGCGACGTATCACCATCGCTCCTCCATGCTGCAGGACCTCTCGCACGGCCGGCGGACGGAGATCGATGCGATCAACGGCGCGGTGTGGGAGCGGGGCGCCGCGGTCGCGGTCGAGACGCCGATCAATGCGGCGTTGACGCGCTTGCTGCGGATCGCGGCGGCGAAGGGCGCGACACGAGGCCGGTCGTCTTGA
- the galK gene encoding galactokinase encodes MSPTDATLAQRFAARYGRPPTALVRAPGRVNLIGEHTDYNGLPVLPFAIDRAVRIAAAPRADRHVVLASSSARFPPRQYLLAPAIEPAPSGDWANYHRAAAQGLIDVLGPAALRGGDFLIDGDVPPGAGLSSSSALVVGSMLGLLAISGRDLPPAGLAELAARAERYVGTQSGGMDQAVCLLAQRGHALRIAFDPLRTRPVPIPAGAAFVVCHSLVEAEKAGAARDAYNQRVRECARACRIFDRLLGGGGPPLATLGELRRRLPERPLRDWVARFARAEPAPDPLLLRRVRHVLTEAERVDAAAGALAAGEWEALGALMDASHASCRDDYEISCEALEALVAAARAAGALGARLTGAGFGGCTINLVPAGEAGGFVRRMRETFYRDRPAAAGGEPCFVVAPSAGASVQR; translated from the coding sequence GTGAGCCCGACGGACGCGACGCTGGCGCAGCGCTTCGCCGCCCGCTACGGGCGGCCACCCACGGCCCTGGTGCGGGCGCCCGGGCGGGTGAACCTGATCGGCGAGCACACCGATTACAACGGCTTGCCGGTGTTGCCCTTCGCGATCGACCGCGCGGTGCGCATCGCCGCCGCGCCGCGCGCCGACCGCCACGTCGTTCTCGCCAGCTCGAGCGCGCGCTTCCCGCCGCGCCAGTACCTCCTGGCGCCGGCGATCGAACCGGCGCCGTCCGGCGACTGGGCGAACTATCATCGCGCCGCCGCGCAGGGCTTGATCGACGTGCTCGGGCCCGCGGCCCTGCGGGGCGGCGATTTCCTGATCGACGGCGACGTCCCGCCCGGCGCCGGCCTGTCCTCGTCCTCGGCGCTGGTGGTCGGCAGCATGTTGGGACTGCTGGCGATCAGCGGCCGCGACCTGCCGCCGGCCGGTCTCGCGGAGCTGGCGGCGCGCGCCGAGCGCTACGTCGGCACGCAGAGCGGCGGCATGGACCAGGCGGTCTGCCTGCTGGCGCAGCGCGGGCACGCGCTGCGCATCGCGTTCGATCCGCTGCGCACCCGGCCGGTGCCGATCCCGGCCGGCGCGGCGTTCGTCGTCTGTCACAGCCTGGTCGAGGCGGAAAAGGCGGGCGCGGCGCGCGACGCGTACAATCAGCGGGTCCGCGAGTGCGCGCGGGCGTGCCGGATCTTCGACCGGCTGCTCGGCGGCGGCGGGCCACCGCTCGCCACCCTGGGCGAGCTGCGCCGCCGGCTGCCGGAGCGGCCGCTGCGCGACTGGGTCGCGCGCTTCGCGCGGGCCGAGCCGGCGCCCGATCCGCTGCTGCTGCGTCGCGTCCGCCACGTGCTCACCGAGGCCGAGCGGGTCGACGCCGCGGCGGGCGCGCTCGCCGCGGGCGAGTGGGAGGCGCTCGGGGCGCTGATGGACGCGTCGCACGCGAGCTGCCGCGACGACTACGAGATCAGTTGCGAGGCGCTGGAGGCGCTGGTGGCAGCGGCGCGCGCCGCTGGGGCGCTCGGCGCCCGCCTGACGGGCGCCGGATTCGGCGGCTGCACCATCAACCTGGTGCCGGCGGGGGAGGCCGGCGGCTTCGTGCGGCGCATGCGGGAGACGTTCTACCGCGATCGCCCGGCGGCGGCGGGGGGCGAGCCGTGCTTCGTCGTCGCGCCGAGCGCCGGCGCGTCCGTCCAGCGGTGA
- a CDS encoding long-chain-fatty-acid--CoA ligase gives MSARRSALVRPKLDYPRVPYHGLLRRTVERCPDKWATVFHDEMVTFRELEGLSNSLANGLRALGIGKGDRVALFMTNRPEYLVSFEATSKVGGTVTPINPAYHAEEVAYQLDDSEARVLIVHEDRYPIVESIRANLKTVRHVLVIGDQAPPGTESWDAIVRAHPASAPPAVELDVERDLIALPYSSGTTGLPKGVMLTHRNLVCNHLQCTSAARMSERDVLLLFLPFYHIYGSMLMGASIASGATVCIMERFEAMTALSITQRYRVTLFYAVPPVLLALSHLPQLRDFDLSSVRYIMSGAAPLPPEVARRMQEVSGITVLQGYGLTEAAPLTHLNPVDDPRQVRLDSVGLGISDQEERIVDADDPTQELGPDAVGELIVRGPHVMQGYWKAPEETARALRDGWLHTGDIARKDADGFVYIVDRKKEMIKYKGFGIAPAELEAVLHEHPAVADCAVVPRRDPDAGEIPRAFVVRERGATVTEAELMQFVAGKLATYKHVREVTFIDEIPKNPSGKILRRVLREKD, from the coding sequence ATGTCCGCCCGACGATCGGCGCTGGTGCGCCCGAAGCTCGACTATCCCCGCGTCCCCTACCACGGCCTCCTGCGCCGCACGGTCGAGCGGTGTCCCGACAAATGGGCCACCGTCTTCCACGACGAGATGGTCACCTTCCGCGAGCTCGAGGGCCTGAGCAACTCGCTCGCCAACGGCCTGCGCGCCCTCGGGATCGGCAAGGGCGATCGCGTCGCCCTGTTCATGACCAACCGCCCCGAGTACCTGGTCAGCTTCGAGGCCACCTCGAAGGTCGGCGGCACGGTGACGCCGATCAATCCCGCGTACCACGCCGAGGAGGTCGCCTATCAACTCGACGACTCCGAGGCGCGGGTATTGATCGTGCACGAGGACCGCTACCCGATCGTCGAATCGATCCGCGCCAACCTGAAGACGGTGCGCCACGTCCTGGTGATCGGCGACCAGGCGCCCCCGGGCACCGAATCCTGGGACGCGATCGTCCGCGCGCATCCAGCGAGCGCGCCGCCCGCGGTCGAGCTCGATGTCGAGCGCGACCTCATCGCCCTGCCCTACTCCAGCGGCACCACCGGCCTGCCGAAGGGGGTGATGCTCACGCACCGCAACCTGGTGTGCAACCACCTGCAGTGCACGTCGGCGGCGCGCATGAGCGAACGCGACGTGCTGCTGCTGTTCCTGCCCTTCTACCACATCTACGGCAGCATGCTGATGGGCGCGTCGATCGCCAGCGGCGCCACGGTCTGCATCATGGAGCGCTTCGAGGCGATGACGGCGCTGTCGATCACCCAGCGCTACCGGGTCACCCTCTTCTACGCCGTGCCGCCGGTCCTGCTGGCGCTCAGCCACCTGCCGCAGCTCCGGGACTTCGACCTCTCCTCCGTGCGCTACATCATGAGCGGCGCGGCGCCGCTGCCGCCCGAGGTCGCGCGCCGCATGCAGGAGGTGAGCGGCATCACGGTGCTGCAGGGCTACGGGCTCACCGAAGCGGCGCCGCTGACGCACCTCAACCCGGTGGACGACCCGCGTCAGGTGCGGCTCGACTCGGTCGGCCTCGGCATCTCCGACCAGGAGGAACGGATCGTCGACGCCGACGACCCGACGCAGGAGCTCGGCCCGGACGCCGTCGGCGAACTGATCGTGCGCGGCCCGCACGTCATGCAGGGCTACTGGAAGGCGCCGGAGGAGACGGCGCGGGCGCTGCGCGACGGTTGGCTGCACACCGGCGACATCGCCCGCAAGGACGCCGACGGCTTCGTGTACATCGTCGATCGCAAGAAGGAGATGATCAAATACAAGGGCTTCGGCATCGCCCCGGCGGAGCTCGAGGCGGTGCTGCACGAGCATCCGGCGGTCGCCGACTGCGCGGTCGTACCGCGCAGGGATCCGGACGCCGGCGAGATTCCGCGCGCCTTCGTCGTGCGCGAGCGCGGCGCGACCGTCACCGAAGCGGAGCTGATGCAGTTCGTCGCCGGCAAGCTCGCGACCTACAAGCACGTGCGCGAGGTGACGTTCATCGACGAGATCCCGAAGAATCCGTCGGGAAAGATCCTGCGCCGGGTGCTGAGGGAAAAGGACTGA
- a CDS encoding alpha/beta fold hydrolase: protein MALHYTLAGDGPLAVVLSHGLAAGEAVWAAQVPALAPRHRVLTWDLRGHGRSAPDPGPCTIADLADDLRRVLDAAGIERAVVLGHSAGGVVAMRFAIDHPARTAGLVLVGTASECNDRARQFYEDLAAIAEDRGMESVRRRLGVNAEQGRQSPTDPATFARVARAMASLNAAPLTARLGEIRCPAQMIVGEKDFLGAGGSVILHRHIAGSRLAIVPGRGHGLFAEDPPGFNALVLEFLDTLRA from the coding sequence ATGGCGCTGCACTACACGCTCGCCGGCGACGGACCACTCGCCGTCGTGCTCAGCCATGGGCTGGCCGCCGGCGAGGCGGTCTGGGCGGCGCAGGTGCCGGCGCTGGCGCCGCGCCACCGCGTGCTCACCTGGGATCTGCGCGGTCACGGCCGCTCGGCGCCGGATCCCGGACCGTGCACGATCGCGGACCTCGCCGACGATCTGCGCCGCGTGCTCGACGCCGCCGGCATCGAGCGCGCGGTGGTGCTCGGCCACTCCGCCGGCGGCGTGGTGGCGATGCGCTTCGCCATCGACCATCCGGCGCGGACGGCCGGCCTGGTGCTGGTCGGCACCGCCAGCGAGTGCAACGACCGCGCCCGCCAGTTCTACGAGGACCTGGCGGCGATCGCCGAGGACCGCGGCATGGAGTCGGTGCGCCGCCGGCTCGGGGTCAACGCCGAGCAGGGGCGGCAGTCGCCGACTGATCCCGCGACCTTCGCGCGCGTGGCGCGCGCCATGGCCAGTCTGAACGCCGCGCCGCTGACGGCGCGCCTCGGCGAGATCCGCTGCCCGGCGCAGATGATCGTCGGCGAGAAGGACTTCCTCGGCGCCGGCGGCTCGGTCATCCTCCACCGCCACATCGCCGGCTCGCGCCTGGCCATCGTGCCCGGGCGGGGGCACGGTCTCTTCGCCGAGGATCCGCCGGGCTTCAACGCCCTCGTGCTCGAGTTCCTCGACACGCTGCGTGCCTGA